From a region of the Mercurialis annua linkage group LG1-X, ddMerAnnu1.2, whole genome shotgun sequence genome:
- the LOC126682824 gene encoding protein argonaute 4 — protein sequence MDSFDPAGDGSHDKNGSQEEEALPPPPPILPPNVVPLQVESEPPKKMVVRTPVARRGLGSKGQKITLLTNHFKVNVNKVDDYFFHYCVSLSYEDGRPVEAKGVGRKVLDRVHETYETELGGKKFAYDGEKSLFTVGALPRNKLEFTIVLEDVASSRNNGNSSPDGHGSPNESDRKRMRRPYHSKTFKVDISYAAKIPMQAIANALRGQESENSQEAIRVLDIILRQHAAKQGCLLVRQNYFHNDPKNFTDVGGGVLGCRGFHSSFRTTQGGLSLNIDVSTTMIIQPGPVVDFLILNQGVRDPFSLDWTKAKRTLKNLRIKASPSNQEYKITGLSELPCKDQMFQLKQKGRDDSDMIEITVYDYFVNHRNIELRYSADLPCINVGKPKRPTFIPIELCSLVSLQRYTKALNTLQRSSLVEKSRQKPQERMSTLSNALKTSNYDAEPMLRSCGISINSSFAQVDGRVLSTPKLKVGNGDDLFPRNGRWNFNNKKLVDPCKIERWAVVNFSARCDVRNLVRDLTKCAEMKGISVEPPFDVFEENQQFRRAPPTVRVEKMFEQIQSKLPGSPKFLLCLLSERKNSDVYGPWKKKNLSDFGIVTQCIAPQRVNDQYLTNVLLKINAKLGGLNSMLSVEHSPSIPLVSKVPTIIIGMDVSHGSPGHSDVPSIAAVVSSRQWPLISRYRACVRTQSPKVEMIDSLYKRVSDTEDEGIMRELLLDFYSSSGKRKPEQIIIFRDGVSESQFNQVLNIELDQIIEACKHLDEKWNPKFAVIIAQKNHHTKFFQPGAPENVPPGTIIDNKVCHPRNNDFYLCAHAGMIGTTRPTHYHVLLDEIGFSPDDLQELVHSLSYVYQRSTTAISVVAPVCYAHLAATQMGQFMKFEDTSETSSSHGGVTSAGAVPVPQMPKLSDKVSSSMFFC from the exons ATGGATTCATTTGATCCAGCTGGAGATGGTTCCCACGACAAAAATGGGTCACAGGAGGAGGAAGCCTTGCCACCTCCTCCACCTATTCTTCCACCAAATGTGGTTCCCTTGCAAGTAGAATCCGAACCACCAAAGAAAATGGTTGTCAGGACTCCCGTAGCTAGGCGCGGTCTTGGATCCAAAGGCCAAAAAATAACTTTGTTAACCAATCACTTTAAAGTTAATGTTAACAAAGTTGATGATTATTTCTTCCATTATTGT GTTTCTCTCTCTTATGAAGATGGACGCCCTGTTGAAGCTAAGGGTGTTGGAAGAAAGGTCCTTGATCGAGTGCATGAAACTTATGAGACCGAGTTAGGGGGAAAGAAATTTGCATATGATGGAGAGAAAAGTTTATTCACTGTTGGTGCACTTCCTCGCAACAAACTTGAGTTCACTATTGTCCTTGAGGATGTCGCTTCTAGCAG AAATAATGGAAATTCAAGCCCTGATGGACATGGTAGTCCTAATGAGAGTGATCGGAAGAGAATGCGGCGTCCATATCATTCAAAAACCTTTAAAGTGGATATTAGTTACGCTGCAAAAATTCCTATGCAGGCCATTGCAAATGCGCTCCGCGGACAGGAATCTGAGAACTCCCAGGAAGCCATAAGGGTCCTGGACATTATATTGCGTCAGCATGCAGCTAAACA GGGCTGTCTTCTTGTGCGCCAGAATTATTTTCATAACGATCCAAAGAACTTTACAGACGTAGGAGGTGGTGTTCTGGGCTGTAGAGGCTTTCATTCCAGTTTTAGAACCACACAGGGAGGCTTGTCTCTGAATATTG ATGTATCAACTACCATGATAATCCAGCCAGGTCCTGTTGTTGATTTTCTCATTCTCAACCAGGGTGTGAGAGATCCCTTTTCACTTGATTGGACTAAG GCTAAAAGGACCCTAAAAAATTTAAGGATCAAGGCGAGTCCCTCTAATCAAGAATACAAGATCACTGGTTTGAGTGAGTTGCCTTGCAAAGATCAGAT GTTTCAATTAAAGCAGAAGGGAAGGGATGACAGCGACATGATTGAAATAACTGTTTATGATTACTTTGTAAACCACCGTAATATAGAATTGCGCTATTCTGCTGATCTGCCATGCATCAATGTTGGAAAGCCAAAGCGGCCTACTTTTATTCCTATAGAG CTTTGTTCGTTGGTGTCCTTGCAACGTTACACTAAAGCTCTCAACACGCTTCAAAGATCTTCGTTGGTGGAGAAGTCAAGGCAAAAGCCACAAGAAAGGATGAGTACTTTATCAAAT GCTTTGAAAACCAGCAACTATGATGCTGAACCTATGCTACGGTCATGTGGTATTTCAATCAATAGTAGTTTTGCTCAAGTTGATGGCCGTGTGTTGTCAACACCAAAG CTAAAAGTAGGCAATGGAGATGATCTTTTTCCAAGGAATGGTCGTTGGAACTTCAATAACAAG AAACTCGTGGATCCATGTAAGATTGAGCGATGGGCTGTTGTGAACTTCTCAGCACGTTGTGATGTGCGTAATCTCGTACGAGATCTGACAAAATGTGCAGAGATGAAAGGCATT TCTGTTGAGCCTCCTTTTGATGTATTTGAGGAGAATCAACAGTTTAGACGTGCCCCACCAACTGTTAGGGTTGAGAAAATGTTTGAACAGATACAATCTAAACTTCCTGGATCTCCAAAGTTTCTTTTGTGTTTACTTTCTGAGAGGAAAAATTCCGATGTATATG GTCCATGGAAGAAGAAGAATCTTTCTGATTTTGGAATTGTCACTCAGTGCATTGCTCCTCAAAGGGTCAATGACCAGTATCTAACGAATGTTCTACTGAAGATAAATGCAAAG CTTGGCGGATTAAATTCCATGTTATCGGTAGAACACTCTCCCTCTATACCGCTTGTTTCCAAGGTTCCTACCATCATCATTGGTATGGATGTATCACATGGCTCTCCTGGACACTCTGATGTCCCTTCAATTGCTGCG GTAGTCAGTTCTAGGCAATGGCCATTGATTTCTCGGTATAGGGCATGTGTGCGCACTCAGTCTCCAAAGGTTGAAATGATAGATTCTCTATACAAGCGAGTGTCTGACACGGAGGATGAAGGAATTATGAG GGAGCTTTTGTTGGACTTTTATTCTAGTTCAGGGAAAAGAAAACCAGAACAAATTATCATATTCAG GGATGGTGTTAGTGAATCGCAGTTCAATCAGGTTTTGAATATTGAACTAGATCAGATTATTGAG GCTTGTAAGCACCTGGATGAAAAATGGAACCCCAAGTTTGCCGTGATTATTGCACAGAAAAATCATCACACAAAATTCTTCCAGCCTGGAGCTCCTGAAAATGTCCCTCCTG GAACTATAATTGACAATAAAGTTTGTCATCCTCGCAACAATGATTTCTATTTGTGCGCTCATGCTGGAATGATT GGAACTACAAGGCCAACTCATTATCATGTTCTATTAGATGAAATTGGTTTTTCGCCTGATGATCTTCAAGAACTTGTCCACTCTTTGTCATACGT GTATCAGAGGAGCACAACTGCCATTTCTGTAG TTgcaccagtatgctatgctcaTCTAGCTGCCACTCAGATGGGACAGTTTATGAAGTTTGAGGACACATCAGAGACATCGTCAAGCCATGGTGGGGTAACATCTGCTGGAGCTGTTCCTGTCCCACAGATGCCTAAATTGTCTGACAAAGTTTCTAGTTCCATGTTCTTCTGCTGA
- the LOC126665311 gene encoding early nodulin-like protein 20 translates to MERNMLLWVVMLMLLNNADCGKPVLHKVGGGKYTWRPNTNFTEWATHQQFYVGDWLYFGFNKSVYNVLEVNKTSYDKCVDKDFITNITRGGRDVFNLTNAKPYYFLSGRGYCAKGMKLAVNVQFAPPDPVPLPSLRNGASNTHPIFLLYGATLLYLYSLYHSW, encoded by the exons ATGGAGAGAAACATGCTTCTTTGGGTGGTGATGCTCATGTTGCTTAATAATGCAGACTGTGGAAAGCCAGTGTTGCATAAAGTTGGTGGAGGAAAGTATACGTGGAGGCCTAATACCAATTTCACTGAATGGGCAACGCATCAACAATTCTATGTTGGAGACTGGCTTT ATTTCGGATTCAATAAGAGCGTGTATAATGTTCTGGAGGTGAACAAGACAAGCTACGACAAGTGCGTGGACAAAGATTTCATAACCAATATAACGAGAGGGGGGCGAGATGTGTTTAATCTGACAAACGCCAAGCCATACTATTTTCTTAGCGGCCGTGGCTACTGTGCTAAGGGCATGAAACTTGCAGTCAATGTTCAGTTTGCTCCACCTGATCCAGTACCGCTTCCTTCACTCCGAAATGGGGCTTCAAACACTCATCCCATTTTCCTTCTATACGGGGCAACCCTTCTCTACCTGTACTCTCTATATCATAGTTGGTAA